Proteins encoded by one window of Aphis gossypii isolate Hap1 chromosome X, ASM2018417v2, whole genome shotgun sequence:
- the LOC114130952 gene encoding uncharacterized protein LOC114130952, whose amino-acid sequence MVQCWVPLYSHISNRENYKFFRFPADDILRNTWAKAVRRSDAIPTKNTKICNCHFKEGLKINGPSIFSWNKNSHFNFASPEKFTKRQKVLVETENDIDNDESVNTKLNCEIETVSMPNEEEASSNNVIIEKNQLIESLQSKNDSLKKEIIFLKNRSFGYHSIESNGKMFDFYCGITKIMFDLIIELVSKVEINYYYTWSVKKLCLNDQVLMTLMKLRLNLCYTDLAFRFGISESTVGNIIITFISVLHEILFVSLMSKVPSQNKNQNCLPNCFNDFKNCRITLDCTEMSCDIPNSLVDQKLTYSSYKHRNTLKGLVGVAPNGVITYASKLYPGSTSDKKIVSHCGVLEILQPVDENASRLVHGPSASTGVKHFIRHTCNNGIELAILKTDCSRLYVPTAAVTAICYFAT is encoded by the exons AGCAGTAAG AAGATCAGATGCTATACccacaaaaaatacaaaaatttgtaattgtcATTTTAAGGaaggattaaaaatcaatGGTCCTAGTATTTTTTCGTGgaataaaaattcacattttaattttgcttctCCAGAAAAATTCACAAA gcGCCAAAAAGTACTTGTTGAAACTGAAAATGATATTGATAATGATGAATCTGTGAACACTAAACTTAATTGTGAAATTGAAACTGTAAGTATGCCCAATGAAGAAGAAGCTTCTAGtaacaatgttataatagaaaaaaatcaattaattgagTCACTTCAATCTAAAAATGATAGTTTAAAaaaggaaattatttttcttaaaaaccgTTCTTTTGGTTACCACTCTATAGAATCCAAtggaaaaatgtttgatttttattgtggcattactaaaattatgtttgatcTTATTATTGAATTGGTTTCTAAAGttgaaatcaattattattatacttggagTGTGAAGAAGTTATGTTTAAATGACCAAGTTCTAATGACTCTAATGAAATTAAGATTAAACTTATGTTATACAGACTTAGCATTCAGATTTGGTATTAGTGAATCTACAGttggcaatattataataactttcatTAGCGTTCttcatgaaattttatttgtcaGCTTAATGAGTAAAGTACCatctcaaaataaaaaccaaaactgTTTACCTAATTGcttcaatgattttaaaaactgtagaATTACTTTAGACTGTACTGAAATGTCTTGTGATATCCCAAACTCATTAGTTGATCAGAAATTGACTTACAGCTCATATAAACATAGAAATACTCTCAAAGGACTTGTTGGAGTGGCTCCTAATGGTGTAATTACTTATGCTAGTAAGTTGTACCCAGGTTCTActtcagacaaaaaaattgtaagtcaTTGTGgggttttagaaatattacaaCCAG TGGATGAAAATGCGTCGCGTCTGGTACACGGACCTTCAGCATCAACCGGCGTAAAACACTTCATTAGACATACGTGTAACAACGGCATCGAACTCGCCATCTTAAAGACTGACTGTTCCCGTTTGTACGTTCCAACTGCAGCCGTTACCGCCATTTGCTATTTTGCAACTTGA